One genomic window of Nicotiana sylvestris chromosome 10, ASM39365v2, whole genome shotgun sequence includes the following:
- the LOC104230074 gene encoding uncharacterized protein isoform X1, with product MKGRRRRSLAPTSSPTPSPSIGDLRVKFSRIVSQHEQLKIAFNQLDFQIRTGLQEAADVFESLANPLMKLVGLKTVEMAEEGKFSTVVVDYNHFCADDFNRNENGAETMVRNEASEIEEEGYMNRAKTVGKELIQKQEMQLKHLIHLLRQVEAQVNSSQTNILQTLSDHQTSIHNVFKKAVAYVSAIHQRGENDSTSVITIQLLKYIFRLVVATLSSVESGVDNLADELARKMCSPMVDYVKGLNLEIRSGRCHHLLSIVEEMGGAMRTGRIELEEARKKARVAEHTRLDALHKLMKLEEMARKHQFLLEAKNGSKEQFEHEKDQDHAKEDKLLWELLKKKRKLGMGNGSSKPCGLALSQLSPQTPRLVPSSSPTCSSNGHHLLPKIPLGSSPSVTYPQRKPQKKITSGFRT from the exons ATGAAAGGTCGCCGGCGACGATCTCTGGCGCCAACTTCATCTCCGACTCCTTCTCCGTCAATCGGCGATCTCCGTGTTAAGTTCTCGCGGATCGTGTCGCAGCACGAGCAACTCAAAATCGCCTTCAATCAGCTCGATTTTCAGATCCGAACTGGCTTGCAGGAA GCGGCAGACGTCTTTGAATCATTAGCTAATCCGCTGATGAAGCTCGTAGGACTGAAGACTGTTGAAATGGCTGAGGAAGGAAAATTTAGTACCGTTGTCGTCGATTATAATCATTTTTGTGCCGAT GACTTTAATAGAAACGAGAATGGAGCTGAAACGATGGTGAGAAACGAAGCAAGCGAAATTGAG GAAGAAGGCTATATGAATAGAGCCAAAACAGTTGGCAAAGAGTTAATTCAGAAACAAGAGATGCAGCTAAAACATTTGATCCATTTGCTAAGACAAGTTGAAGCCCAGGTAAATTCAAGCCAAACCAACATTCTTCAGACCCTCAGTGACCATCAAACTTCCATACATAATGTTTTCAAGAAAGCTGTGGCATATGTTTCTGCCATTCACCAGAGAGGCGAAAACGATAGCACTTCTGTGATCACAATTCAACTTCTGAAATACATATTTCGTCTTGTTGTTGCTACACTGAGCTCGGTAGAGTCTGGAGTGGACAACCTAGCGGATGAGCTAGCTAGAAAAATGTGTAGTCCAATGGTCGACTATGTGAAGGGTCTTAACCTCGAAATCAGATCAGGAAGATGCCATCACCTATTGAGCATAGTGGAAGAGATGGGAGGAGCAATGAGAACAGGGAGGATCGAGTTGGAGGAAGCGAGGAAGAAAGCAAGAGTTGCAGAACATACTAGACTTGATGCATTGCACAAGTTGATGAAATTAGAAGAAATGGCAAGGAAGCACCAGTTCCTCTTGGAAGCCAAGAACGGATCAAAGGAACAATTTGAACATGAGAAG GACCAGGATCATGCTAAAGAGGACAAACTACTGTGGGAGTTgctaaaaaagaagagaaaattggGCATGGGAAACGGGAGCAGTAAACCATGTGGCCTTGCACTGAGCCAGTTGAGTCCACAAACCCCACGATTGGTTCCCTCCTCTTCACCTACATGCAGTTCAAATGGGCACCATTTGCTTCCCAAGATACCCCTGGGTTCCTCACCTTCGGTGACATATCCGCAACGTAAACCTCAGAAGAAGATTACATCCGGATTTCGTACTTAA
- the LOC104230074 gene encoding uncharacterized protein isoform X2, whose product MKGRRRRSLAPTSSPTPSPSIGDLRVKFSRIVSQHEQLKIAFNQLDFQIRTGLQEAADVFESLANPLMKLVGLKTVEMAEEGKFSTVVVDYNHFCADDFNRNENGAETMVRNEASEIEEEGYMNRAKTVGKELIQKQEMQLKHLIHLLRQVEAQVNSSQTNILQTLSDHQTSIHNVFKKAVAYVSAIHQRGENDSTSVITIQLLKYIFRLVVATLSSVESGVDNLADELARKMCSPMVDYVKGLNLEIRSGRCHHLLSIVEEMGGAMRTGRIELEEARKKARVAEHTRLDALHKLMKLEEMARKHQFLLEAKNGSKEQFEHEKDHAKEDKLLWELLKKKRKLGMGNGSSKPCGLALSQLSPQTPRLVPSSSPTCSSNGHHLLPKIPLGSSPSVTYPQRKPQKKITSGFRT is encoded by the exons ATGAAAGGTCGCCGGCGACGATCTCTGGCGCCAACTTCATCTCCGACTCCTTCTCCGTCAATCGGCGATCTCCGTGTTAAGTTCTCGCGGATCGTGTCGCAGCACGAGCAACTCAAAATCGCCTTCAATCAGCTCGATTTTCAGATCCGAACTGGCTTGCAGGAA GCGGCAGACGTCTTTGAATCATTAGCTAATCCGCTGATGAAGCTCGTAGGACTGAAGACTGTTGAAATGGCTGAGGAAGGAAAATTTAGTACCGTTGTCGTCGATTATAATCATTTTTGTGCCGAT GACTTTAATAGAAACGAGAATGGAGCTGAAACGATGGTGAGAAACGAAGCAAGCGAAATTGAG GAAGAAGGCTATATGAATAGAGCCAAAACAGTTGGCAAAGAGTTAATTCAGAAACAAGAGATGCAGCTAAAACATTTGATCCATTTGCTAAGACAAGTTGAAGCCCAGGTAAATTCAAGCCAAACCAACATTCTTCAGACCCTCAGTGACCATCAAACTTCCATACATAATGTTTTCAAGAAAGCTGTGGCATATGTTTCTGCCATTCACCAGAGAGGCGAAAACGATAGCACTTCTGTGATCACAATTCAACTTCTGAAATACATATTTCGTCTTGTTGTTGCTACACTGAGCTCGGTAGAGTCTGGAGTGGACAACCTAGCGGATGAGCTAGCTAGAAAAATGTGTAGTCCAATGGTCGACTATGTGAAGGGTCTTAACCTCGAAATCAGATCAGGAAGATGCCATCACCTATTGAGCATAGTGGAAGAGATGGGAGGAGCAATGAGAACAGGGAGGATCGAGTTGGAGGAAGCGAGGAAGAAAGCAAGAGTTGCAGAACATACTAGACTTGATGCATTGCACAAGTTGATGAAATTAGAAGAAATGGCAAGGAAGCACCAGTTCCTCTTGGAAGCCAAGAACGGATCAAAGGAACAATTTGAACATGAGAAG GATCATGCTAAAGAGGACAAACTACTGTGGGAGTTgctaaaaaagaagagaaaattggGCATGGGAAACGGGAGCAGTAAACCATGTGGCCTTGCACTGAGCCAGTTGAGTCCACAAACCCCACGATTGGTTCCCTCCTCTTCACCTACATGCAGTTCAAATGGGCACCATTTGCTTCCCAAGATACCCCTGGGTTCCTCACCTTCGGTGACATATCCGCAACGTAAACCTCAGAAGAAGATTACATCCGGATTTCGTACTTAA